From the Trifolium pratense cultivar HEN17-A07 linkage group LG4, ARS_RC_1.1, whole genome shotgun sequence genome, the window AGCGTTTTCTGATTGTAACTTCTGAAACACaaacaaaagttaaaaaaaaaaacttcgaaaGATACGTTCCGATTTCAACTTTTTTATACGTTTTGTTCAACAACCTAGCCTTCTTAAGGGCATTTTGATCAGAACGGAGGGTCTGACAGTAACATAGGGGGccagaagagaaaaattcaaggattaattaatctaaaattgttttatttgtgCAATGGGCCTACCTATTGGGCTTTAACCGGGCTAACCTTATCACCACCATCACTAgggttatttaattttttttattttttattttcactattATATTGTCTCTTTCTCTTGAACTTGCCTTCACCCCCCAAACACTCACTTCCCACTCACAAACACaatcaaactcaaattctcAACTACAGAATTAGGGTTTCAATCTCACCCCAATTTTCCCTGTAATGCATTGAAACCTCTTGATTTTACAATGGAACCATCAATGTTCGGAAACTCTACGCCCTTGAACATCACCGGAGAAACTGAAGACGGTTCTGGTCCTGACTCCGCCATCGACGGTAACCATAACATTCATTTCGAAACTGTTGATGATGGAAGTGGCGGTTTTGTTGTTGAGGATGTTACCTCCGACGCCGTTTATGGCCACGGCGGTGGAAACTCTGAATTAGGTATTCAACGGTTTGAAGATTCTGATCAACTTACGCTTTCGTTTCGTGGTCAAGTTTATGTTTTCGATTCTGTTACTCCTGATAAGGTACGAACGATTCTCAACCGCTGATTAATTTTCATCGATTTTTCGGTaattctgttaaaaaaaattatgttttttggctGTTGTAATTGATCTAAGCTGAGTAATGAAtgtaatttgattaatttttttttgttaaagtttaattttaaattgattgatAATGAAGATTTGTATTTGGTTTCATGTTGCAGGTTCAGTCGGTTTTGTTACTGTTGGGTGGATGTGAACAACCTCAAGCGGATGCAACATATGTGGATCCGGTGTCTCAACAAAGTCAGAGGGTATATTTTCTAATTGACGAAGAATAATTCTATTCACACATGCATGCAAACACGCACTCAAATCACTTCACCATTTACCAGATACGATAGATTAGATAATCATCGTCTAAGTCTAATGGGTTACAGATACAAAGTGTTTTTACTAGATAATCATCGTCTAACATGGTGATCGTTTATAATTTGTGTATATGAGATTTGAGTAGTAAATATTTTGATATTGGATGATAGTTAATCTTAAAGTTACATAGtgagtagaagaagaagaaggtagTGATTATGTGCGGTGGTAAATATATTAATGATGATAGTTTAAGTCAACAATATTTGTAGTTGTGTTGATGTGTGGTggtaaatatattaattatggttGATaatgatcatagattacctaggAATTGGTAAGTTGATGTGTGTGTGATGTGAATTGTACTCTATGTGGATGGCATTATTCACAATAGAACCTGATTCATGTTGAACtcattgtgttggatgggaatTTCTAATTATTTGGGAATTGGTGCAGGAATCAATGGAATATCCAAAATGCAGTCAATCACATCGACAAGCCTCATTAAATAGGTTCCGGCAGAAGAGGAAAGAAAGATGCTTTGAGAAGAAAGTTAGATATGATGTACGTCAAGAAGTTGCACTCAGGTATGATAATTATCTTACAAGGGTTTGTACTTTGTAATTGTAATATAAATGTAATAGGGCTACAACAGAATGATAAACTGAAACTAATGAAATGGTATTGataacaaacaacaaaacaGTAAATGAACAGTGGATAGAGATGAATTTCCTTGCAAAAGAGTGTGTAAATGATACTCTGAACAATGAGAACACCCCCTCTGAGATAGGAATCACCAACTACACAGCCCGACTAATTCCACTTCACACTCATCAATGTCATCATGCCCCCCTCCCCTTTTTTCTGTCCACATTAATAATGAGCTTATCATCAATAGTGTGCCCAACAGAATTACTTTGAAATTTGTTTATGAAGTATAGTTGTTTTTCTGCATTCTAAGCTTAAATTGTTTTATGCTTTATGTGGGTGATGATTGGGAATGGGTTTTTCCACGTTGCTTCTATAAAGAAATTTGTTGATAAGTCGTAGGCATGATTTCATTGAGCGGTATTATACAACAAGATAATAATATAGCTAAACTGTGTGCTAGACATTAAATCTGTTAGCAGGCTGAGCTTACTTTTTCCTGTATAGTGATGTTGCCTTTGAGCTTCATTTTACATAGAATCATGTTGGCATTTAGGCTTGACTTGGTCAAACTAAGGCCCAAGCTCAGTCATATGAGCCGGTCCATCACAAAAACATATGTGCTTTAAATTGCATTCTCATTATGAAGTGCCATAGGATGGTAGTTTTTACGGTGGGTGGGTCTagaagaatttaatttttgctCTGTTACCAAATTGACAATACAACAGCCGATGTTGTGGGACAATTTTAACTTTGTTGATTTTGTGCAATCTCAAACCTATCCTGTCTTTTTCAAGTGTGGAGGAATAGGATCTGAACTTAATGATAAATTATGTTATGCTGTGTTTATGCATTAATTAAAATGTGGTCTGATAAATATGTAATctcaaaaatatcaaattgtCTTTGTTAAATTTGTTGACATGGGTGTTCTTCTGTGCACTTTTAGTTGGTGTCCTTCATTTTGTGTTATTTTCAGCGTGACATGCAATTCTCTCCTTTTAGcattctaaattttttgttcagTAGCAAAATCAACTCAATCAAAACAAGaacattttctttcatttccttcaaatgattttcattttcaaattttagaaattacaTCAGTTGACCGAGAATTAGTGGATAACTTTGGTACATATCGCTCACCAAAGGATTCTAGTACCTTGGGTCAATTGGTCAAACAATTTTGTTGATTATATTCAACAAATATCCTGCTAACAAGTAATCGAAggtaatttttgaaaaatgcaACATTTAATGAATAGTTAACTTTAACAGTTACACTTTCAAAtgcaatttttctatttttgatcCTGTAACCTATGCTTTTTAGGGCACTTATTTGTGCTTTTCTGAACTTTTTAACATCTATGGTGAAATCACTAATCAACGGCTGTTTGACGATTCACTTCTGGTATGGATACTAATACTGTATCAAAtagtttttattataattatgtaGTTGCCGCTGTGTTTTCAACATCCGGTTTCTGGAAATGATGTAAAGGATTTTGTTTTGGCTGATTTGGTCCCTTTTTAATAAATGTTTCCTAAGCATTTTAATTTCCTAAGCCTGTTTTCTGGTTTATTGAAATGAAAGTATGAAAGTTGCCTATGAATAATGAAGTAAATTCTAGAAATTTTGTAGTCAATACGAAGATCTCAAATATGTCTTATAAATATTTCGTTTTCTTATGCTCATATTGTTTAGAAACAAATATTGACTCCTGACCATAGTAAACAAGAAACTAACTGTAGCACTTTCATGTTGTTCCTTCCTCCTATAGTCACACAACAATGTAACTTACAAAGATATTGAATTTAATGCATAGATCTTGGATGCATGATGCATCAATAATTTTTATCTGATAAAGTGAAAGGTGGAACAAATGTAATTGGTATGCATAATTGTATGTATTGTATCAATAATGACTTGAGCTCAACTGATGCTAGTTATTTCTctcatcaataatttttttaagagttgatattgtattttttgttgaactaaaatttaaagttttgtCATGTCAACTGTCATTATTTCAAACTTTATCTAGTTTCTCTTACTGTAGCTCTTAAATTCAATTTGTTGTTGCTGCCCtcttcatgtaccaaaaaaaaaaattcaatttgttGTTGCTAATTTCAAACTTATATTATGTCAAAATGTAGGATGCAGAGAAATAAGGGTCAATTTACTTCATCTAAGAAACAAGATGGAGCCAATGGTTGGGGTACAGACCAGGATTCTGGGCAGGATGACAGTCAAGCAGAAACCTCGTGAGTTTTGTTTTACTGTTCTTATAGCCAAGTTTGAATCTTGTAGCCATTTATTTTTCTAGAAAAGTCCAATATGAAATAACAATGTATCCAAATTTTCTCCTTATGGGGAGGTTTTTAACTAGATTTTAACCATTCTTTTATTTGCATGTTTAAATAGTTGCACACATTGTGGCACAAGTTCAAAATCAACTCCGATGATGCGGCGAGGGCCATCTGGTCCAAGGTCACTTTGCAATGCTTGTGGGCTTTATTGGGCAAATAGGGTAGGTGTTATCTCCAAACgcttttatttttggaaaaatgTGTTGGTGGGTTTGTATTTTTCCCTCTTAAATGTGTACATTCATCTGACTAACGTATGCACTCATGCATGCCCTTCCTTGTTTCTTCATTGCATTGAAATTTGCAAATTCATTCTGTTACATCacgcatgatttttttttgcctagAGTTAGTTTCTCAATCAGTACGGTTAATATGTTTGGCTGTTATAGCTGTTTTCAAATGTCCTGGGGCTACATAATACAATAATGATACTGAATATGCATAATAATAGTAGGAATTTCACAGCAAACTGAGGGAATTTATTGCTGCATAATGTGTGGTCGGTGGCATTTAGTATGGTGAAGTAATAAACTTCTCCACCATGGTCCAGTTATTTTTTCACCATTAGATTAAGTAGGGAACACAGTTTTATCATAGTCTAGCAACAGTAGATTTTGTCTCACATTAACTCCCACCACCATTCTTCTCCACTGTACCTTTCCACCATTGTTGTTGCTTTGGTAATAATGTCTGAAGGAACCTTATCAACAATTTCACAACGCATCACATTCATATTCCAAACTCGTTCATTTTCCCAATTTCAATTCAAACAATGTCTTGGTTGTTGGGCAGCCAGCTTCTGTTCAAAGCCACTCCGCTATGCTGTACCAAACAAACCACAAAGGCACAAACCACCTCGTCGTCCGTGCCAAGATCTGAGAGATTTTCATTTCTGCTCTCGGTTCCACAATGACCGagggaaaaataaaaatcaaaacttttttcttgttgtttccCAAACACGTTGAACTGGTCGGGATCTCGTCGGAGATAAACACCACCAAGAAATATAAGGTTCTTCTAATTGGAGATGATTTATCTGTGGCATTTGAACAAAATAGTGTTGCCATCATTAACAAATCAATGGTGGAACGATACAGTGGTAGAGGAAAATGGTGGTTGAAGATGATGTGAAAAAATCTAGTGTTGCTAGACTATGATAAAACTGTGTTCCCTACTGAATCTAATTGTAAAATAACAACTTGACCATGGTGGCGAAGTTTATTACTTCACCATACTAAATGCCACCTGTGTGGTCTATTTCTTGCACTAGTTGGGAATATCAAAATCTTGCTTTGGAACTTGTGaactattttcttttaaaacatgTCAGggtaatttaattttcttctgCTCTCATCCTCAGAAGTccaattattgtttttttataataaaaatgtatAATTATTGTTTGTCTGAGGGAGATTCAACTATGTTCATTGTTCCATCAAAGCCAAATTTGTTCAACTGTGAATCTTAAATTTCTTCTATGCTACTGCTTAATTGTTACCAGTTCTCTTTATTGACATGGTATGTTATTCTACAGGGTGCTTTGAGAGACCTTTCTAAGAGACATCATGAACTATCTATTGTACCAGCCGAGCAGGTATTTTCTTTCGATCTTCATATATTGACTATTACTAATCAGTATAATAATATGTGCAGCCTTTCACCCTCATTTTGTCTGCTTGCGATGACCAGGTTGATCAAGGTAATAGCTCAGACTGTGGAACAGCAACTATCCCTTCACGCAATAATCTTGCTGCTTTCTCTGAGAATAATAACCAAGCTTTGGTAGCTGATCGTTAAGTTTTCCAGTCACAAAAGTTGCTAGAATTTTCGACTCTTGCATATTTCGGCCTATAACAATTCATTCAGGTTGATCAATAGATTGTACAGTTATAGCAATGCTCTCTTCAATTCAAGAGGTCTATTATGTTTGGATCAGTGGCCTTTTCTGTTGATCTATATGTATAAGCTGGACTAGTTATATTATAACTTGGTGATCTCTTGCAGGACCTTCATTCTGACGTAATAATACTTTTTTCTTGGTCAAGGACGTAACTACTTTTGAATATAAGTTTGCCTATTGACAATTATGATTTGCAGTTTCCTGTGGAATAGCCATAGTTATGGACAATTTTGCTTTATAGTTTCATTTGACAACATAAATGAAACTAGTCTTGAGCTAAACTAAGATACGTCCCTAGTTAATTAGAAATTTGGTGTTGAAAATGCCCTTTAAATAATCATTTGCATAGCTATTTGCATTTTAATAACTGAATTGCTTATCTTCTACAAGTAAATGATTGAAAATATGTCCCGTGAGTATAACTTAGGTGGTAGGGTATAGGGATATGAGTTGAGGTTTGGATTTGAATtcttcacttattcattttaaaggGTGAGGTTTTGGCTTGATAgaagaaaagtaaaaattagCTAAAGCTGTGACAAGAAAATGTTATTGCATACAAGAGGAATAAAGCACACCTATTAACTTGGAAAATGGATGGTGACTTCAGTGGATCTTGTGGCAGGGCTATAAACTTGATTGTTTAATTAGTTTTGAAAGGATTAAATATTTAGAGGTTTAATGCACCTTTATTAGTATTTGACTATTTGCTATTACTTGGATGCTTGAGAAACTCTTCTATGGTCTCGTGACCATAAAAGAACATTTGGTCTCATCCACTCAAATTTTGACACATggaatggaaagagaaattttgttaacaaaaaaacaacaaagagaGAGAAATTGTTTTTTCTCTGCAAATTGAAGCAAATGGAAGGAAGACCCACCACCGTTGTCCACACCACAGCACCACCGTTGTCCAGATTTTGATCTGGTTAGAGATCGACGCCACCGACAATGTTATCCTCTTCTCTCACTCTCAGATCTCTCTTCCTCTCTGGTATCAACCATATTTCTCAACGGCGATGGTGCCGGAAACGCGAGGCCTGAGGTGTGGTGGAGAAAGGATGGGAACGAAGATTGATGATGGTCGGTGATGGGAGGTGGACAATTCGTGGTGGTCGCTGGTGAAGGAGGTGGGCAGTGGTGGATGAGTGAATCTGGTTTTGTCTCTTTGCTTTTCATTgacaattttctctctcttaatATGAGTTGTCAAATTTTGATTGGTTGACCAAATGCTATTTTATGGTGACGAGACCATACAAGAGTTTCTCTGGATGCTTTGTCTTGTCATATGCCTTTTGAATGCATGGTCAAATATAGGTcctgtttgtttgagatttaaaaaaaaatgattttttttgaaaaaaatcattttcaagaaaatagattttcttgaagaaaatttaaaactatttttcgtttgtttataatcataaaaatctattttttttaagatggtgagtgatgatgagtgataaaaaaattgattttgataaaagctattgaaaatagattctcattttgatggaaaaaatgattttttttactaaaatctaaaacaaatacaagataaaaaaatggatttttttttggaaaaaataaattttttgttgaaaaatttgaaacaaacagTCCCATAAGTTTCAGGTTAACGAATAGTAGAATTGAAAGCTTTTTTCcgtgaaaacaaaaaatcacacacacacacacaccaccTGTTTTGGGGGGGAAGAGGAGGGGAGCAAAATCTctcataaactcaatttttgtttccccccaaattgggggaaTTTGGTGGGGgaatttggaggggaggggaggtgaggagaGATGCATTAATACAATTTTAATTACATTGACAAAATTTtcctcatatttattttaaaataccaaaattattcaataatttATGCTCAGTTTTTTTTCCTACTTGTGATTGTATATGCTAcgttttatccaaaaaaaatacattgacTTCCTATATATTACTATGTTTgtatcaaaacatttatatgtTACGTTTTTCCACTGTTGCGtatttcttttttcattatACCCTTACCTGTGCGATGTACGGGTGTGATTCgctgttttatattataataactaggaataaacccgtgcgttgcacgggttcgattaaaatatataattaaaatatttttataaataaaaaaataatgattgtgataactataatcacatatagttaaataatatatagggtaaatgatcatttacccccctgcaaaataagcaaattttcgtttacccccctgcacagattttttttctgtttacccccttgcaaaaaatagattccctcatttcgccccctgggtgtacaacaggacaagtgactatgcaaacttgttgacgtggcttgtatatgtggaaaaaatcatttatatttattttttaaattccacgtcagataatatttttttaaaaaaataaaaaataatttttttcctacaaaataaaaaaaaaaatctgtttttttttcccaaaattttttaaaaaaattcctacaaaaaaaaattaattttttttcatataaatgattttaaaaaagtttccaacaaaaaaaaattcctcccaaaataaaaaataaaaaaaagaattttcttattttgctcccaaaataaagatttactctgaaataaagtttatttccgaaataaaaattttaaagatttatttttaaaatttttgaattaaaaaaaacataatctttattttttaaaaataaaactttattttttgttattctctttgaattaaaaaaaatagaaaaagattttcaaaaaaaatataaaatagaaaaacaagttttattggtgttttcctcttctatcaaaaccatttgccctaaaactagaaaaatataaagaagcagaagacaataatgaagtagaagatgatttcggcgattgaagaagacgacgacgaatacaatcatgacggtggaagcaaacgattacggcgaagattttgttttttttaattcaaaaagatttgaaaataaatctttatttttggagtaaaataagaaaattcgttttttattttattttaggaaaaaaatactcaataattttgtacgaaaaaaaaaaagttatttctaggaaatgttttttaaaattttttaaaaaaaaaacaaaattcgttttttaaattttgtaggaaaaaaaatattttatttttattttttgaaaaaaataatatctgacgtggaatttaaaaataaatataaatgattttttttccatgtgtacaagccacgtcagcaaatttgcacattcACTTGTtctgctgtacacccagggggcgaaatgagagaatctattttttgcaggggggtaaacagaaaaaaaatttgtgcaggggggtaaacgaaaattttcttattttgcaggggggtaaatgatcatttaccctaatatatattattttaaaatatgattatgtttaatattagtatatgagtaaaaaaaaggttgtttagaaatattagattttttattatatcgtagtttgtttatattttaatgtaatagatctcttataatatttcataagtttgaaaggatgtatcattttttattttattagtgtaatcatataagattttagttttctttatatgagttgcaattttatagtcaaatgtcactttgttttttatttttgatttattccttattttattattttcaataagagttggaggcgtacctaattatacttgtagacaatattgctcatgagaaatgttaaaataagttttgattatagaatatgattcatatatggtggttTTGCCTATTTGTTCCgcgtgatctcattttttgaaaattatgtatcaaatagtgtatttgcttactacgttctatgcaatttaaggttccaaatagcttatctacttactcatctctcgttctcttggagtttattctcactattcacttggtgaaattttattccaactttattagtcccaattttttagtctattgtttggttcacatttttttttgcttgatccttttgtttttggtttgtttttctttttcttgacgaggtttgtgtctcttcaaaattattgttagtttttgtccctcttatttaatattttcttgaacatttattttatttttcttattatattatataaactcgaatatttgttgttgttaataaataagtttggacgaagattttatatatttgaatttaggtttagttatttggttaaggtaaagaaaatcttatagatgaatttaagatttaacatgtgtcatcttcttatttgcttaaagaaatgtcatcttattcttataaatattccactattttattttcagccgtaacgtaaacaatcttttagaatatgtacttaatttatccaaaaaattatattattatgtaaattaaattaataatttttgaattattggcgaattttagttgtgtgtaaatatgtttaaatatatgtgtgattatattttctaaatatatgtaaatatattttaacatctacggttttaataatttctaaaatttattttgacaaatgagtatcaacaatttttatttaataatttttgtctttttttaatttaatttagaa encodes:
- the LOC123920138 gene encoding GATA transcription factor 25, giving the protein MEPSMFGNSTPLNITGETEDGSGPDSAIDGNHNIHFETVDDGSGGFVVEDVTSDAVYGHGGGNSELGIQRFEDSDQLTLSFRGQVYVFDSVTPDKVQSVLLLLGGCEQPQADATYVDPVSQQSQRESMEYPKCSQSHRQASLNRFRQKRKERCFEKKVRYDVRQEVALRMQRNKGQFTSSKKQDGANGWGTDQDSGQDDSQAETSCTHCGTSSKSTPMMRRGPSGPRSLCNACGLYWANRGALRDLSKRHHELSIVPAEQVDQGNSSDCGTATIPSRNNLAAFSENNNQALVADR